From a region of the Saccharomyces paradoxus chromosome IV, complete sequence genome:
- the SRP14 gene encoding RNA-binding signal recognition particle subunit SRP14 (Signal recognition particle (SRP) subunit~similar to YDL092W), producing the protein MANSGCLSPSEFLSKVPEFFKTANEKHITVRLTAKRLIEHDPVEGNLEFDTTNHPDYDVSKKASEVTVAPRSDREYPLLIRMSYGSRDKKAKCSTVVKASELDQFWQEYSSVFKGGMQNLIKKKKKKSKNGTSGKTSKKNKVTKKN; encoded by the coding sequence ATGGCAAATTCTGGCTGTTTATCACCAAGTgaatttttatcaaaagttccggaatttttcaagactGCAAATGAGAAACATATAACTGTGCGTCTAACGGCCAAAAGACTCATAGAACACGATCCTGTGGAAGGaaatcttgaatttgataCTACCAATCATCCTGACTATGATGTATCTAAAAAAGCTTCTGAAGTCACGGTTGCCCCGAGATCTGACAGGGAATACCCATTACTAATCAGAATGTCTTACGGCTCGCGCGATAAGAAAGCAAAATGCTCAACGGTGGTGAAGGCAAGCGAGTTAGACCAATTTTGGCAAGAATATTCATCTGTATTCAAGGGAGGTATGCAAAATCtgatcaagaagaagaaaaagaagagcaagaaTGGTACCAGTGGTAAGACAagtaagaaaaacaaagtaacaaagaaaaattga